Proteins found in one Bacillales bacterium genomic segment:
- a CDS encoding rhodanese-like domain-containing protein, producing MYFVLGVLAALLAYFIVRQLMQKKYLTTLEEEAFKQGYRKSQLIDVREPDEFKNGHILGARNLPMSQLRMRYKELRKDKPVYLYDQNGVRSARTAAFLKKKGYTDLYQLKGGFKKWSGKVKKG from the coding sequence ATGTATTTTGTTCTCGGAGTGTTGGCGGCTTTATTGGCCTACTTCATCGTCAGGCAACTCATGCAAAAAAAATATTTAACGACATTGGAAGAAGAAGCGTTCAAACAAGGGTACCGGAAGTCGCAGCTCATCGACGTGCGGGAACCGGACGAATTTAAGAACGGACACATTCTCGGCGCCAGAAACTTGCCGATGTCTCAACTTCGCATGCGCTACAAGGAACTTCGCAAAGACAAGCCGGTTTATTTGTACGATCAAAACGGCGTACGCAGCGCGAGGACGGCCGCATTTTTGAAAAAGAAGGGCTATACCGACCTGTATCAGTTGAAAGGCGGATTCAAAAAATGGAGCGGCAAAGTGAAAAAAGGATAA